The Nocardioides ochotonae genome segment CGGGCCGGCGATCCCGACGAATACCGTGCCGGGGGCCTTGCCCTCCTGCTCGCTCGGGCCGGCGACGCCCGTGGTGGCCACGCCGTACGACGCGCCGGTGAGCGCCCTGACTCCCGAGGCCATCGCGCGGGCGCACTCGGCCGAGACCACACCGTGCTTCTCGACGATCGCGTCGTCGACGTCGAGCAGCGACTGCTTGAGCGCCGTGGCGTAGGTGACCACCCCGCCGAGGTAGGTCTCGGAGGCACCCGGGGTCTCGGTGAACCGGACGGCGAGCTGCCCGCCGGTCAGGGACTCCGCGGTCGCGACGGTGTGCCCGCCCGCGCGCAGCCACAGGTGGACCTTCTGCGACAGAGTGATCTGATCCCGAGCCATGCCCGCATCGTAGGCAGGCCACCCCACCGCAACGGGGCCGGCCCGCGGGTCTCCCCGCGAGCCGGCCCCGGACGGAGCGTCAGGTGCCCTCGGTCAGCGACGTCCGCCCTTCGACCGCGGAGCGGTCCGGACCTTCACCGTGTGCACGACGCGGGCGGCGCGCACCCCGTCGTTGCCCGAGTAGTTGACGACCACCCGCACCTTGTTGCCGGCGCGCAGCCGACCCAGCCGGGCGGTCGCGACGCCGTCGCGGGTCACCTTGGCCGAGATCTTGCGGCCCTGGGCGCGGACCGTGATCCGACCCTTCGCCGAGACCGCGCCGGTGCGCACCCGCACCTGCAGCCGCACGACCGAGCGGCCGGCGACCGGCTTGCCCGGGGTGTGGGTGACCTTGAGCCGCGGCGTCACCTTCGGCGCCCGGTCGGCGACGAGGTCGAGGCCCACGATCACCGGGTCGTGGTCGGAGGAGCGGAACGGCGAGGCCTCGTGGAAGTCGGTCCCGTGGATGTTGAACCGGCTGTACTCGAACGCGATCGACTCCGGCGCGTTGATGTTCCACACGTCGACCCCGGTGTGGCGAGCGACCGCGGCGTCGTTGGCGAGCACGTGGTCCAGCGAGCCGGCCTGGCCGGAGTAGGAGTAGGAGTACTCCTCGTTGCCCGACGCGGCCTCGAGGTTGGTCCAGCCCGCGGCGTACAGCACCTGGAGCGGGTCCTCCTGGGCGTAGGAGTTGAAGTCGCCCAGCAGCAGCGTGGCCTCGACGCCCACCGCGGTCTGCACCGTCGGGACCCAGGCGGCGAGCGCCTCGGCCTGCGCGATGCGGTCCGGGTTGGCCGAGCCCTGCCCGGTGCCGTCGTCGACGCCCGAGCCCTTCGACTTGAAGTGGTTCACGACCACGAGCACCGGCGTGCCGCCGGCGCGCGGCCGGAAGGCCTGGGCCAGCGGCTCGCGGGCGTTGCTGAACGCCTCGTCGTCGCCGCTGAGCTCCCCGAGCGCCCGCGAGGCGCCCACCCGGACGACCGTGTCGGTGCGGTAGATCACGGCGTTGGTGATCACGTCCTGCTCGGTCAGCGCGGGCAGGTCCGTCGACGACGGGTTCGCCGCCCAGACCTCCTTGCCGAGCGCGGCGTTGAGCGCCGCCACGAGGGTGCGGGTCGCCTCGTCGGGCTCCTCGCCGAGCACCGCGGAGTTCTCGATCTCCATCAGCCCGACGACGTCGGCATCGAGGGCGTTGATCGCGGCGACGATCTTCTCCTGCTGCCGCGCGAGGTCGGCCGGGTCCCAGGCGCCGCGCTGCGCGCAGCCGCCGCTGACGTTGTTGCCGTCACCCTCGCGGTCCAGGTAGGCCTGGCACGGCGGCGCGCCGTCGCCGACGTTGTCGTCGTTGGCGTCCCCGAGGGTGGTGAAGTAGTTGAGCACGTTGAACGCCGCGACCTTGACGTCCGGCGTGCCGTCCGCGGCGAGGAGCCGCTCGTCCGGGGCCGCGGTGCGGGTGTTCTCGAACGTCGCCGGGGACCCGGCCACGCCCGGTCCGACCGGCGCCGTCGGCTGGAGGCGGTACGTCGGGGCGGACGGCGATCCGCCCTGGGTCAGGATCACCGGCGCCGTGAAGGCGGTGGCCGCCCCGACGCGCACGGGCTCCTGGGCCGACACGTACGCCGGGCTCAGCGCCGACGACCGGGTGAAGTCCGTCGACGAGCCGTCGTCGAGCACGATCGCGCGGGCGGCGTTGTCCGCGACCACCGCGGCGATCGCCGCGGCGTCCTGGGCGTCCGCGACCTGTGTCGGCTGGATCAGCGGGGTGGTGCCGCGGGCCAGGCCGACCTCGCCGTAGCGGTTGGTCGAGTAGGTGTCGGAGACCGTGAAGCGGCCCTCGGGCAGCACCAGCATGCCCTCGAGGGCCTCCTTGGCCGCGTCCGTCGCCGGCCAGTCGCCGGTGACGGGCGCGAGCTCCGCACCGTTGCCGGTGACGGTCACGTCGGTGGCCGCGTCGGCGATGCGGATCTGGGTCCCGCCGGCGTACTCCTCCACGGTGCCGGTGACCTCGACGCGGTCGCCCGGTCGCACCGAGACGGTGCCGGTGCCGGTGGGGTAGTAGACGAAGACGCCCTGCGACGCGGTGCGGGTCGCGGTCTGGGCGCCGCCGCTGCCCGCCTCCTGGACGAAGAAGCCGAACAGCCCCGAGGGGTACGCCGCGGTGACCACGCCGCTGGTCGTGACGGGTCGCCCGACGACGGGGGACGCCGTGCCCTCGCCCTGGATCTCGGAGATCTCCAGGGTCTCCGGCTCGGGCTCCGGCTCCGGGTCCGGCGCGCCGCCGGTGCCCACCGGGGTGGGGGCGGCGGGGGCGAAGTCGGCGGAGTTGTCGTCGGTGTCGGCGCCGGTGCGGGTCGCCGACGTGGTGTTGGAGACCGCCGGCGCGGGGGCCGTCTCGAAGGTGGCGCCGTTGACGCCGAGCAGGTCGATGACCCCGGGCGTGCCGACGGCGTCGCCCGTGGGCGGGTTCAGCGCGGTGGTGCCCTCGGCCAGCCACACCGTGAACGCCGTCCCGCTCATCGCGATCGTGCCGGTGGCGTCGGGGGTGGGCAGCGGCTGGGTGCCGCCGCTCCCCTTGGCCTGCTGGACGAGGTAGCGCCCGCCGGGCGCGACGGTGCCGCTCAGCGCGGTGACGCCGGAGGCGGCGGAGGACGAGCCGCTGCTGCGGTACTGGATCGAGAGGCCATCGACCGAGATCGGTGCGTCGGTGGGGTTGTGCAGCTCGACGAAGTCGTGGGTGTAGGTGGCACCGGCGTTGCCGCCGCCGCCATAGGCCTCGGTGATCACGAGGCCGGCGCTGGGCGCAGCGGCGGTGGCGGGGCTGACGGCGTACGTCGCGAGGCCGGAGACGGCGACCGCGAGGGCGGCGCTCACGGCGACCACGCGGCGGGTGGTGCGGGGTGCCCGGGACGGGTGGGCTGGGGTCATGACGGACCTTCCAAGAGGTGGGGGGTGTGCGTCGTCGTCGAGGAGCCCGCCGCGCAGGCGGGCTCCTCGACGACGCAGGGGGTCAGCGGCGGCGCGCGACCTGGATCTTGACGGTCCGGGTGGCCCGCGTGGTCAGCTCGTCGCCGGTGTAGACGACCTTGACCTGACGGGCGCCGGCCTTCTTGAACGGCGCGATGCGGACCCGGCCCTGGCCGCGGGCGTTGAGCTTCACCTCGTAGGCCCGGCCACCGGCGCGGACCTTGACGGCGCCGGTGACGGCGTCGGCGGCCGTGACCTTCACCTTGACCAGCACACGGGTGCGGGTCGCGAGGGCCTTGCGCGGCGTCGCGGTGACGGTGAGCCGGGCGGCGGACTTCGGCGCCCGCAGGACCGGGACCTCGATCGTGGTGCCGCTGGGCTCGGCGCGGAGGGTCAGCGTGCCGCCGCCGGCGCGGGCCGGGAGGTCGAGCGGCACGCGGGCGGCGCCGGCGACGACGACGACGTCACCGACCTGCACGGTCTCGGTGCCCTTGGTCCAGCTGACATCCAGGGTGGTGTTGGCGGGGCTGCCGAGCGAGGTGAGGTCGAGCATCGAGACCTCCAGGGCACCCGGTCGTCCGGCGACCACCGTGCCGTTGCCCGACACGACGACCTGCTGGCGGGCGAAGTCGGGCGAGATCGGCGACTGCCCGGCGAGGTAGCCACGCCACAGATCGGCGTCGAGGAGCCCGGTGTCGGTCATCCGGCCCTTCGCGAAGGCCCGGAAGTTGTCGCCGCCGGCGGCGAGGAACGACAGGGTCGAGACGGTGTACGTCGCGGCCGGGTCGACGAGCTTGCCGTCGATGCGGATCGAGGTGACCCGGTCACCCTCCGTGCGGGTCGGGTCGGTGGTCACCCGGACGTTCTCGGAGAGCCCGAGCTGCAGGTAGGGCCGCGAGGGGACCTCGCCCTTGTCGTCGCGCTGCCACTGCTGCTCGAGCACCTCGTCGAGCTGCGCGCCGGTCAGGTCGACGGTGGCGACGGTGTTGCTGAACGGCAGGACCGCGTTGGCCTCGGCGAAGGTGACCACACCGTCGGTGTTGGCCGGGTTGGCGGCGGTGTCACCGGCGAACAGCAGCTCGGCACGCAGGCCGCCGGGGTTGGTGATGCCCAGGTCGACGTCGGTGATGTCCGACATCCCCTCCCACAGGGCGTTGGCGACCAGTCCGCCGAGGGTGGACTCCGCGGCGCGGTCGTCGCGGCCGCCGTTCACGAACGCCGTGGTGATGTCGCCGGTGATCGAGGCGACCGGCTCGTTGCCGATCTCCGCGGCCTTGGCCAGCGCGGCGTCGACGATCCCCTTCACCTCGGCGACCCGCGGCAGGGTCAGGTCCTCGGTGTCCAGGCGGGCGACGTTCGCGGCCGTGGACGCGCTGACCTCACCGGTCTCGGGGTCCACGGTGAGCTCGATCTGCCCGATGTTGGCGCCGTAGGAGCCGGTCTGCACGACCGGGCGGGTCCGATCGGCGCCCGGGACCGGGGCGGTCCAGGCGTACTGCTTGTGGGTGTGCCCGGTGAAGATCGCGTCGACCTCCGGGCTGGTGTCCTCCACGATCGCGGCGAAGACGCCGCCCGCGGCGACCTCGGCCTCGAGGGTCGCACCCTCGGGCGTCCCGGCTCCGGCACCCTCGTGGTACTCGGCCACGATGACGTCGGCCTCGCCGTTGCTCGTGTCGCCGTCGCTCAGGTCCGCCGCCACCCGGTTGACCGCCTCCACCGGGTCGCCGAAGTCGAGCCCGGCGGTGCCGGTCGGCGTGACCAGGCTCGGGGTCTCCTCGGTCACGACGCCGATGACGCCGACGCTCACGCCGGCGACCTCGAAGACGTCGTACTCCTCCAGCGCCGGGGTCTCGGTGCCCTTCATGTAGACGTTGGCACCCAGGTGGCTGAAGTCCGCGGCCTCGGTGACCCGGCCGTTGAGGTCGGCGTAGCCGCGGTCGAACTCGTGGTTGCCGACCGCGGTGGTCGCGAGATCGAGGGCGTTGAGCACGTCGATCGTGGGCTGGTCCTGGGCCAGGCTCGAGGCGAAGAGCGAGGCGCCGATGTTGTCACCGGCGGAGAGCAGGAGGGTGTTGTCCTCCCCCGCGTCGGCGCGCAGACGCTCGACGGTCGTGGCGAACTTGGTGGTGTTGTTGTCGATGCGCCCGTGGAAGTCGTTGATGTTGAGCAGGGTCACGACGACCGGGTCGGCGGCCTGCGCCGCGGGGACCACGAGGGCGAGGGACGAGGCGGAGATGGCGAGGACCGAGAGTGTCCCGAGGCAGCGGCGTGCGCTCCGGGACCGTGCGGATGAGGCCACGGTGAACCTTTCTGGGTGCTGGGAGACAGCAACCTAACCCGGTCCAGACGTCGTGGGGTGTCGTCACGATGAAGGCGAAATCACCGTTCATCCCCGCCACCGGTGTGCATCGGCCCTGTTCCCGCCCGCAACCCGGCCCACTCGGCAGCGCGCACCCAAACGGGGCGCGAGATCTCGTCAGTTCTCGCTGTTGCGGGCACCCGGCGGCTTCGTCCTCGGGCCCCGCAACTTTTACCGAATCGTGCCCCGGAGCTCGTCGCGCTGGCGCCAGACGCCGCGGAAGAACTCATAGCCCGACCACAGGGTCAGCGCGACGGCGACCGCCAGGCAGCCCTGGGAGACGTAGAACAGCACCTCGCCCGGCAGCTCGGCCCACGACGGCAGGTCGGGGTCGCGCAGGGGCAGCACCAGGCCGCCGAGCGCCAGGGCCTGGAAGGTGGTCTTCAGCTTGCCGAGGTCGGCGGCCGCGATCACGACCTTCTTGAGCACCGAGAGGCGCAGCAGGGTGACGCTCCACTCGCGCAGCAGCACCACGATGGTGACCCACCACCAGATGTCGCCGACGATCGAGAGCCCGATGAAGGCCATGCCGGTGATCGCCTTGTCCGCGATCGGGTCGGCGACCTTGCCGAAGTCGGTGACCAGGTTGTGCTTGCGCGCCAGGTCGCCGTCGATCTTGTCGGTGATCATCGCGACTGCGAACAGCACCCACGCGACGAGGCGCCAGGTGATCGAGTCGCCACCGTCCATCAGCAGCGCCCAGCCGAAGAACGGCACCATGACGATGCGCAGCGTGGTCAGCACGTTGGGCACGTTGAGGTTGCTGGGCCGGGCCCCGGTGTCGGTCATCGGGTCGCCCCCGCGATGGCCTCGGCCACCAGGTCGACGCCGTCGGTGGAGACCACGCGGGCGCGCACCAGGTCGCCGACCTTGGCGCTGGTCCCGGAGAGGTACGTCGTACCGTCCACCTCGGGGCCCTGGTGGGCCGCGCGGCCGGCGATCTCGCCGTCCTCGACGGACTCCACGAGCACCTCGACCTCTTCGTCGATCCGCTCCTCCGCGCGCTGCGCGTTGAGCTCCTCGACCAGGGCTGTGACGTGCTCGGTGCGGGCGCGGACCTCGTCCTCGTCGAGCTTGCCGTCGTAGCTGGCGGCCTCGGTGCCGTCCTCGTCGGAGTAGCCGAAGACGCCGGTGACGTCCATGCGGGCCGCGACCAGGAAGTCGCAGAGGGTCTCGAGGTCCTCCTCGGTCTCGCCGGGGAAGCCGACGATCACGTTGGAGCGCACCCCGGCGGTCGGCGCGAGCGAGCGCACCCGGTCCAGCAGCCCGAGGAAGCTCTCGGGGTCACCGAAGCGGCGCATCCGGCGCAGCACCGTGGCGCTGGCGTGCTGGAAGGACAGGTCGAAGTAGGGCACGACACCCGGGGTGTTCGCGATCGCCTCGACCAGGCCCGGGCGGGTCTCGGCCGGCTGGAGATAGGAGACGCGGACCCGGTCGACGCCGTCGACCGCGGCGAGCGCGGGAAGCATCGTCTCGAGCAGGCGCAGGTCGCCGAGGTCCTTGCCGTACGACGTGGAGTTCTCGCTGACCAGGAAGAGCTCGCGCACCCCCTGCTCGCCGAGCCAGCGCGCCTCGGAGAGCACGTCGGCCGGGCGACGGCTGACGAAGGAGCCGCGGAAGCTCGGGATCGCGCAGAAGGAGCAGCGCCGGTCGCAGCCGCTGGCCAGCTTCAGCGGGGCCATCGGCCCGCCGTCCAGGCGGCGGCGCAGGCCGCGGGGCCCGCTCGCCGGGCCGCCCACGCCGAGGTCGCCGGTGGTCGCCACCGCGTGCCCGGGCACGCTGACCGCGTCCGTGGAGCGCTCGGTGGGCGAGATCGGGAGCAGCCGGCGACGGTCCTGCGGGGTGTGCGGGTGGTGGGTCTCCCCCGCCACGATCGAGCGCAGGCGTGCGGCGATGTCGGGGTAGTCGTCGAAGCCAAGGACGGCGTCGGCCTCCGGCAGCGACTCCGCCAGGTCCTTGCCGTAGCGCTCGGCCATGCAGCCCACGGCCACGACGGCCTGGGCGCGACCGGTGTCCTTGAGGTCGGCGGCCTGGAGCAGGGTGTCGACGGAGTCCTTCTTGGCGGCCTCGACGAACCCGCAGGTGTTGACCACCACGGTGTCGGCGTCCTCGGGGTCCTCGACGAGCACGAAACCACCGGCCTCGAGACGGCCGGCGAGCTCCTCGGAGTCCACCTCGTTGCGCGCGCAGCCGAGCGTCACCAGGGCGACCGAGAGGGGGGTGGGCGCCGCGTCGGGGCGCGCTGTGTCAGGGAGGGTCATGGCGCTACCGAGTATGACGCCTCGGGGGCGAAGCACCGTAATGCAACACCGGGCGGGTGACCGTGCTCACGCACGGCGCACCCGCCCGGGACGTCACCCGGCCGATCGGCCGGTCACGCAAACGATGCTGGTCAGCTGCTGGTCACTTGCTCCCGAAGGTGCGCGTCGAGCGCGCACCGGTGTCCCCGACGGGCTCGGCGTCGACGCCGTCGACCGAGACCTCCAGGGAGCCGTCCGAGGTGACGACCTGCACGGGCTGCACCACCTTGGCCAGGCTCTTGGTCTGGCCGAAGGCGAGATCACCGTCGAAGACCGTCTTGCCGTTGCCGTCGATGACCTTCACCGTTGCCCCGCCGCCGGCCGCGTCGAGCAGCACGGGGACCGGGTCCCCGGGAGCGGCCAGGCCGCCGGAGCCGTTCAGCGTCGGCGCCTCGTTCAGGGTGGACGGGCTGTCCATCACCAGGCGGGCCACCGACCAGGCCAGCACCAGGACCATCACCGTGGCGACCAGCACCGACCAGTTCGGGCCGCCGCGCGTGCCGCGGATGCCGCCGTGCACCCCCGTGGCCAGCTCGGCCTCGAAGACGCGCCGCGGGCTGATCGGCGCGTCGGCGTACTTGGCGTCGTACTCGGTGAGCAGCGGGGCAGCGTCGGCCCCCAGCACCCGCGCCAGCGTGCGCAGGTGGCCGCGGGCGTAGAAGTCGCCGCCGCAGGGCGTGAAGTCGTCGACCTCGATCGACTCGATGACGTGCGGGCGGATCCGGGTGCGATCGGCCAGCTGGTCCACGCTGAGGCCGAGGCGGGTGCGTGCGGCCGCGAGCTCGGGACCGATCACCGGGTCGGCAGCGGGAACGGCCGAGAAGTCCTCGATCACGATGGGCGCGACGGCCTCGCCGGCCTTCGCGATCGGCGAGACCCGGTCGCCCCAGCGGGTGTCCTCGACCAGGCTCACGCTGCCGGGCCGGCGCAGCTCGCGCGCCTCGGGGAGGTCGCCGGCGCCGGCGTCGTCGCGCTCGGAGGGGTCCAGGCGCAGCGCGTTGGCGCCCTGGATGTTCAAGGTGAGGTCGCTGCGCACCTCGATGCGGGTGGCGCCCAGCGGCTCGCGCAGCGGGCTGGGCGTCGCGCTGGCGACCAGCGGCAGCCCGGCGGGCGAGGCGCCCGGAGCGCGCGTCGGGCCGTCGCCCGGCGTGCCGACCGACGCGGTGCCCGCGCTCTCGGACCCGCCGGCGCCGCGGCGCAGGCGCGAGGCCATCGCGCCGATGCCGCGGGCAAGGGTGGGACGGGGGTCCGGCAGCCGCGGGGCGTCGTACTGGTCGTCGGCCCGGTCGTCGGCCCGGTCGTCGGCCCGGTCGTCCGTCAGGTCGCGGTGCGGGGCCTCGACGGCCTCCTCGGCGTGCGTGGCGGCGACGGGCTCGCGCACCTCCGGCACCTCGTCGGTGACCGGGTGCGTGACGACGGGCTCGTCGGTGGTGCCCTCGTCATCGGCCTCGGCCTCGGCGTCGTCGGCCGCGAACCGGTCCAGCTCGACGATCTCGCTGCTGTCGCCGGCGAGCTGGGCGAGCGCCTCCGTCAGGTGCCCGCCGTCACCGACCACCGAGGTCGAGAGTGCCAGCGGGACCGCGACCGCGGCGCCGTCGTGGGTGAACACCTCGAGCCGGCCGTCGCGCAGCAGCCCGTGACGCGGCAGGTGCTCGACGGCGTCGATGTCGTTCCACGGCATGCCGTGCCAGGCACGGCCCTGGCGCACCCGGATGCCGTGCTGGTCGGCGACCAGCAGCGGGGTGCGGGCGTCCACGAAGCCCTGGAGCCAGGCGGCCGCCAGCAGCCCCATCACGGCGGTCAGCGTCCAGTCGACCCACGCGCCGCTGCCGGTGGCGCGCGAGAGGTAGAGGATCGCGATGACCGCGGCCACGCCGCCGATCGCGGCGGCCAGGCCACCGTTGCGGCGCACCTCCACCACACCCTCGGGCAGCAGGGAGGAGTCGTGCGGCTCCGGGAGCTCGTCGTGCACGGTCGGGTCGTCGTACGTGGGCTGGCTGCTCACATCTCCCCCTGCAAGGTTGCGATCACACCGTCGATCTCGTCGGGCTTGACGAGCACGTCGCGGGCCTTGGATCCCTCACTGGGACCGACCACGCCGCGACTCTCCATGATGTCCATCAGGCGCCCGGCCTTCGCGAAGCCCACGCGCAGCTTGCGCTGGAGCATCGAGGTCGAGCCGAACTGGGTCGAGACGACGAGCTCCACGGCCTGGATCACCAGGTCGAGGTCGTCGCCGATGTCGTCGTCGAGGTCCTTCTTGGACGCGGCCGGGGCCGTGACGTCCTCGCGGTACTCCGGCTCGAGCTGGGTCTTGCAGAAGGCCACCACCTGGGCGATCTCCGCCTCGGTGACCCACGAGCCCTGCACGCGCACGGGCTTGGAGGCACCCATCGGGAGGAACAGACCGTCACCCTGGCCGACCAGCTTCTCCGCGCCCGGCTGGTCCAGGATGACCCGGCTGTCGGCGAGCGAGGAGGTGGCGAAGGCCAGGCGCGAGGGCACGTTGGCCTTGATCAGGCCGGTGACCACGTCGACGGAGGGACGCTGGGTGGCCAGCACCAGGTGGATGCCGGCCGCACGGGCCAGCTGGGTGATGCGGACGACCGAGTCCTCGACGTCGCGCGGGGAGACCATCATCAGGTCCGCGAGCTCGTCGACGATCACCAGCAGGTAGGGGTACGGCGTGAGCTTGCGCTCCGAGCCGAGGGGGACCTCGACCTTGCCGGCCCGGACGGCCTTGTTGAAGTCGTCGATGTGGCGGAAGCCGAAGTTGGCCAGGTCGTCGTAGCGCTGGTCCATCTCGCGCACGACCCATTGGAGCGCCTCGGCGGCCTTCTTGGGGTTGGTGATGATCGGGGTGATCAGGTGCGGGACGCCCTCGTAGGCGTTCAGCTCCACCCGCTTGGGGTCGACCATGATCATCCGAACCTCGTCGGGCGTGGCCCGCATGAGCACCGAGGTGATCATCGAGTTGATGAACGAGGACTTGCCCGAGCCGGTGGCACCGGCCACCAGCAGGTGCGGCATCTTCGCCAGGTTGGCGACCACGAAGCCGCCCTCGACGTCCTTGCCGAGCCCGGCGATCATCGGGTGGTGCGCGGCGCGGGCGGCGTTCGACCGGAGCACGTCGCCGAGCGAGACGATCTCCTTGTCCAGGTTGGGGATCTCCACGCCGACCGCGGACTTGCCGGGGATGGGCGAGAGGATCCGGACATCGGCGGAGGCGACCGCGTAGGCGATGTTCTTCTGGATGTTGGTGATCTTCTCGACCTTCACCCCGGGGCCGAGCTCGACCTCGTAGCGGGTGACGGTCGGGCCACGGGTGTAGCCGGTGACCTGGGCGTCGATGCTGAACTCGTCGAGCACGCTCTGCAGGCGCAGCACGACGTCGTCGCTGGCCTTGGAGCGCAGCTTGTGCGGCGACCCCGGCTTGAGCACGTCGTCGGCGGGCAGCGAGTACACCACGTCGCCGGACAGCGCGAGCTGCTCGACGCGGGCGGGGATCGGCGAGTGCGGGGGCGGCTCGAGGTCGCCCTTCCGGCCCGCGGCTGAGGCACCGTGGTCGGGGTCCGGGACGACCGGGGAGACCACCGGGGTGAGCTGGGTCGGCGCCTCGGCGAAGAGGTCGATCCCCACGTCGTCACCGTCGTCGGCGGCAGCCTGGTCGGCGGCCTCGCGGCGCGCCTCCTTGCGGGCGTCCTGCTCGAGCGCGACGTCCACGGCATCGCGCTTGCGGCGGCGCTTGGCGACCTCGCGGTCCTCCAGCACCGGGGTGTCGTACGCCGGGTCGCCCATCTCGGGGTCGATCTCGTCGTCGTGGTGGCGGCGCGAGCGACCCCGCGGGGCCGCCTCCTCGTCGTCCTCGAGCGGACGGCCGGTGAGCCGGTCGCTGAGGTCGCGCAGCCGGTCGGGCACCTGGTAGAGCGGTGTGGCGGTGATGACCAGGGTGCCGAAGAAGGAGAGCAGGCCGAGCAGCGGGACCACGACGTACGCCGACCGGAGCAGGTCGAGCAGCAGCGAGGACACGACGAAGCCGACGGCCCCGCCGGCGTCCTGCAGCGGGCTGGCGTCGCCCTGCACCGGCTCGGGGCTGCCGTTGGCGATGTGCACGATGCCGAGCACGCCGAAGGCGAGCGCGGTCCAGCCGATCACCTGCCGACCGACCGGGCCGTTGCCGACGGGGTCGCGCATGGTGCGCCAGCCCATCCACACCAGACCCAGCGGGACCAGCCAGGCGACCTTGCCGACCGTGCCGGCGACCATCGTCCGCGACAGGTCCATGGCGGAGCCGCCGACCTGGAACCACACCGCGGCGGCGACCACGACGGCCAGGCCGATCAGCAGCAGGCCGACGCCGTCGCGACGGTGCTCGGGCTCGAGATCACGGGCGCTGCGCCCCAGGCTGCGGGCGGTGGCGCCGATGGCATGGGCCAGGCCCAGCCAGACCGCGGTCAGGCCCCGGCCGAGGGCCGTGAAGATCCGGGCGACCGGTCCTGGGCCACTGCGCACGGCGCGCGGTGCCGGCCGCGAGGCGGCAGAGCGCGACCGGCTGGCCGGCTTGCGCTGGGCCGTGCCGGAGCGGGTCGAGGAGCTGGTACTCCGGGGTCGGGTGCTCGAACCAGTCTTGGCGGATCCACGGGATCCGCTGGTGGACGTGCTCTTGCTCCGCGACCCCGGCGGGGAAGACGTACGGGTCGCCATGGTGACGACACTAGGCCAACGCACCACCCGTCACAGGGACCACAGGCGTGGTCCAGGGGTGTGTCGCAGGTGCAGCCTGTCCCGTGCGTCCAGGGTGGGGTGCCGCTACCGGTGGGTGGACCGCGCCGACACCGCGCGGGCCCGCACCGGGTCGCCGTTCTACACCACGACGTGCCAGCGCGTGCGGTCACCCGCGCGGAGCCGGAGCTGCTCCGGGCCGGGCGGTCGTCCAGCGACGATCGTGGCCGACGCGATGCCGTTGCACGTGACGTGCCCACCGGGGCCGGGCAGGACCTCGACTGCTCCGGGCCACGGCAGGTGAGCGCGATCGTGTAGCGCTGTCGCAG includes the following:
- a CDS encoding CinA family protein translates to MARDQITLSQKVHLWLRAGGHTVATAESLTGGQLAVRFTETPGASETYLGGVVTYATALKQSLLDVDDAIVEKHGVVSAECARAMASGVRALTGASYGVATTGVAGPSEQEGKAPGTVFVGIAGPGVVEAVALEVPGDRAEVTERTCDEALSALADILAREEEGLG
- the pgsA gene encoding CDP-diacylglycerol--glycerol-3-phosphate 3-phosphatidyltransferase; protein product: MTDTGARPSNLNVPNVLTTLRIVMVPFFGWALLMDGGDSITWRLVAWVLFAVAMITDKIDGDLARKHNLVTDFGKVADPIADKAITGMAFIGLSIVGDIWWWVTIVVLLREWSVTLLRLSVLKKVVIAAADLGKLKTTFQALALGGLVLPLRDPDLPSWAELPGEVLFYVSQGCLAVAVALTLWSGYEFFRGVWRQRDELRGTIR
- a CDS encoding ExeM/NucH family extracellular endonuclease codes for the protein MTPAHPSRAPRTTRRVVAVSAALAVAVSGLATYAVSPATAAAPSAGLVITEAYGGGGNAGATYTHDFVELHNPTDAPISVDGLSIQYRSSGSSSAASGVTALSGTVAPGGRYLVQQAKGSGGTQPLPTPDATGTIAMSGTAFTVWLAEGTTALNPPTGDAVGTPGVIDLLGVNGATFETAPAPAVSNTTSATRTGADTDDNSADFAPAAPTPVGTGGAPDPEPEPEPETLEISEIQGEGTASPVVGRPVTTSGVVTAAYPSGLFGFFVQEAGSGGAQTATRTASQGVFVYYPTGTGTVSVRPGDRVEVTGTVEEYAGGTQIRIADAATDVTVTGNGAELAPVTGDWPATDAAKEALEGMLVLPEGRFTVSDTYSTNRYGEVGLARGTTPLIQPTQVADAQDAAAIAAVVADNAARAIVLDDGSSTDFTRSSALSPAYVSAQEPVRVGAATAFTAPVILTQGGSPSAPTYRLQPTAPVGPGVAGSPATFENTRTAAPDERLLAADGTPDVKVAAFNVLNYFTTLGDANDDNVGDGAPPCQAYLDREGDGNNVSGGCAQRGAWDPADLARQQEKIVAAINALDADVVGLMEIENSAVLGEEPDEATRTLVAALNAALGKEVWAANPSSTDLPALTEQDVITNAVIYRTDTVVRVGASRALGELSGDDEAFSNAREPLAQAFRPRAGGTPVLVVVNHFKSKGSGVDDGTGQGSANPDRIAQAEALAAWVPTVQTAVGVEATLLLGDFNSYAQEDPLQVLYAAGWTNLEAASGNEEYSYSYSGQAGSLDHVLANDAAVARHTGVDVWNINAPESIAFEYSRFNIHGTDFHEASPFRSSDHDPVIVGLDLVADRAPKVTPRLKVTHTPGKPVAGRSVVRLQVRVRTGAVSAKGRITVRAQGRKISAKVTRDGVATARLGRLRAGNKVRVVVNYSGNDGVRAARVVHTVKVRTAPRSKGGRR
- a CDS encoding bifunctional metallophosphatase/5'-nucleotidase is translated as MASSARSRSARRCLGTLSVLAISASSLALVVPAAQAADPVVVTLLNINDFHGRIDNNTTKFATTVERLRADAGEDNTLLLSAGDNIGASLFASSLAQDQPTIDVLNALDLATTAVGNHEFDRGYADLNGRVTEAADFSHLGANVYMKGTETPALEEYDVFEVAGVSVGVIGVVTEETPSLVTPTGTAGLDFGDPVEAVNRVAADLSDGDTSNGEADVIVAEYHEGAGAGTPEGATLEAEVAAGGVFAAIVEDTSPEVDAIFTGHTHKQYAWTAPVPGADRTRPVVQTGSYGANIGQIELTVDPETGEVSASTAANVARLDTEDLTLPRVAEVKGIVDAALAKAAEIGNEPVASITGDITTAFVNGGRDDRAAESTLGGLVANALWEGMSDITDVDLGITNPGGLRAELLFAGDTAANPANTDGVVTFAEANAVLPFSNTVATVDLTGAQLDEVLEQQWQRDDKGEVPSRPYLQLGLSENVRVTTDPTRTEGDRVTSIRIDGKLVDPAATYTVSTLSFLAAGGDNFRAFAKGRMTDTGLLDADLWRGYLAGQSPISPDFARQQVVVSGNGTVVAGRPGALEVSMLDLTSLGSPANTTLDVSWTKGTETVQVGDVVVVAGAARVPLDLPARAGGGTLTLRAEPSGTTIEVPVLRAPKSAARLTVTATPRKALATRTRVLVKVKVTAADAVTGAVKVRAGGRAYEVKLNARGQGRVRIAPFKKAGARQVKVVYTGDELTTRATRTVKIQVARRR
- the rimO gene encoding 30S ribosomal protein S12 methylthiotransferase RimO, with protein sequence MTLPDTARPDAAPTPLSVALVTLGCARNEVDSEELAGRLEAGGFVLVEDPEDADTVVVNTCGFVEAAKKDSVDTLLQAADLKDTGRAQAVVAVGCMAERYGKDLAESLPEADAVLGFDDYPDIAARLRSIVAGETHHPHTPQDRRRLLPISPTERSTDAVSVPGHAVATTGDLGVGGPASGPRGLRRRLDGGPMAPLKLASGCDRRCSFCAIPSFRGSFVSRRPADVLSEARWLGEQGVRELFLVSENSTSYGKDLGDLRLLETMLPALAAVDGVDRVRVSYLQPAETRPGLVEAIANTPGVVPYFDLSFQHASATVLRRMRRFGDPESFLGLLDRVRSLAPTAGVRSNVIVGFPGETEEDLETLCDFLVAARMDVTGVFGYSDEDGTEAASYDGKLDEDEVRARTEHVTALVEELNAQRAEERIDEEVEVLVESVEDGEIAGRAAHQGPEVDGTTYLSGTSAKVGDLVRARVVSTDGVDLVAEAIAGATR